The DNA window CCATAGGGGTCCCCCCCCTCCTCTtaccttctccttctcctgcccctGTCCCGGCTGGACGAGCCCAGCCAAGAACAGGGGCAAAATCCAGGCGCTGCGGAGCCAGACCCCCATGTCTGGGGCGGGTGTGGGGTGCGGGCCCCCTGCTCACAGCGCCGGGGGGGACACGGACACACAAACACACCCAAACCCCCCCTCTCCCTGCCGCCTTCTGCCACCTCCGAGCCCGAGAGCCGAGAAATAGCTGCTGGGCTGAGCGGGGGGAGCCAATCGCCGGCAGGAAGGACGGGCCGGGGCTGCGTTAACCGTGTGCGGCCGGGGACGGGCACggcgccggggcggggggggcacgGGGGTGCTGTAACCGTGAGTGTCTGGTACCAGCACACGGGGCAGTGATATAGCTAgctagatagatagatagatatatggatacatacatgcatacatatatagcTGTATAGATACATAGGtagattagatagatagatgataggtaggtaggtagatagctagatgatagatagatagatagatagatagatagatagatagatagatagatagatagatgatagatggatggatggatggatggatagatagatagatagatagatagatagatagatgtcAGAGTATGTGCAATGTATTATAGGAGCCCATGAGCTGGGGATTGAAACCCTTATGGGGTGGGAGAGGTGCCAGGCGTTGTCTTTATCCTGCACAGGGCACACAGAGAGGGGAGCTGGCACCCGGGGAGATGCGGGaccccagcagcatctttgggGAGTCAGGGATGGGGTCCAGGATCCTTCCCCTCCCGTGGCTGGACCCTTTATATCCCAGCAAAATTAGGGTGCTCAAGAAGCAGCCCTGGAGCGGGGTCCCCCCCCACAAGGGTTGGAGGGTCATAGCCCCACAGCGACCCCGCTATGGCCACCACTGTCCCTTAGCCCCTGGTGTCCCCGTAGGGCAGGAGTTTCCAGGGCTTTGTTTTTATACCCCAGGGAATACAACCATTTACCCTGGGCTGGCTCCAAGGGAAATAACCATGGGGGAGGTGTAAATTCCCCAGAATCCCACAATAAAGTTGTTTATTGGGACAATTAATTGGCCGgaggggagctggagctgcGGTTTGGGATGGAATCAGGCCTGCGATGGAGGCAGGACAGGGTGGCCCCAGGGGGACAGGGATGCCACGCAAGGTTTGGCTTTACTAGAAAGCAGGGTCAGCCCTGTCAGGGAGCTGTCACGGAGCTGGGGGAGATGCCAGCAGGGAAGTGGAGCCAAGCCATGGGCTTGGGGGAGGCTGGGAACTATCTCCCATTCTTTCCAAGGAACACCATGTCCTGGGAAAGGCTGATGTTATCAGGCTGCAAGTGCAGCCTTGGCTGGGGTGGGAGGGCTTCGGGTCAGgtgcatcacacacacacacagggaacCCATGGAGCTGCACGTCCTTCCATCAAGGGCAGCGTTTCCCAGTGCTTTAAACCTGCACTGCTATGGTgaggcagctcagccctgccccAGCATCGGTCCCCACGTGGGGCGTGTTCACCCAGGTCCAGGCAAAGCCCTGAGatgctcagctgctgcttggGGACTGACCAGAGCCCAGCACAATGCATCAACAGTCATcctggctgcagggatgctccgATCCCCCCTCATGGATGTGGCCATGGGTGGTGACATGCGGCTCCTTGCCAAAACCGAGGGCTCGAccctccccatccatccccttCCCAGCTCTCTGGGGCCTTGGGTCCACGGGGCTGCAGCTCTCGGCCAACACACGGCTTGCACCTCACTGCATCCTGCCCCCAACAGGGGCTGGTGTgagcctggctctgtgctgtgctcccaccCAGCTCACACTGCTGGCCCTGGGACAGCGCTGGGACagagctgggggctgctgggggctgcacTCCCTGCCCCACTCGTTCCCACCATGGGAACAGCAACACACTGCTAATTGTATCCCCTAATTGCCTGTGTGGGGCTTTGCTGGCTTTGCTGTGGTTAACAGGGACCTGGGGGCTGGAGGGAGCAGTGGTGGCACAGTGTGGCTGTGTCCCTTCCATGTGGCCCTGATCCCTGCAACATGCAGGGAAAGGCTGAGCCACTCCTGCCCTGTGTGATTCTGAAACCAACAGCATAAGAAACCCATTTCTCCAAGTCCCCTCTCCTTGAGTCCTGGTGCCAAAGGAGCCTCAATGGAGGTGGCGAATGGGGCAGGATTTAACGAGACACATTTGACGAGCCCCATCTCTGCCACTGAGCTTCAGCGAGACCCTTGGCACATCAGCATGGGAGAGCTGAGGGAGCGGGGGGCTGCAGCAAACCCATCTCAGCGCAGGACACTGTTCCAGCGTGCAGGATGCGgtcccccatccctcccagcaGGCCGCTGTGCGGGCTGACCTAGCTTGAACCTCCCTCCCTGGTTGTTTTTCCACCAGAGCCCGACTGGAGCCGGCCCCCGCCTGCTGCAGATGTTTGGCAGGAGCCCGGGGCAGGAGGCCAGCCCCTGGTCACTGTGCTGCCGCTGCCACCGGCCTCCCCGCTGCCCCCGAGCCACGGGATAGGGGTGCAGAGACCTTGTgccaggctgcagggctgcagggccaTGGTGGTGAGTACAGGGAATGCGAGGACCACAGACGGCTGCTgggttgccccagagctgagaGGAGCTTCTGCCTGCGGAGTGATGGAGATGGTGCCAGGGACGGCACTGAGGTGCTTGGGCAGCATCACCCGGCTGACAGCAGCGCTGCTTTGCAGCCCAGCATCAGGCCCAGGGCAACCTCCGAACTTTTGCTCTAGGTGTGCAGAAGCAGGCGAAAGCAAAACAAGCTTTGCTGGGCGAGaggcccagctctcccagcaccaGGCTTCCTGCATGGAACCGGCTCCGCAGCTCATCCAGCCCTGGTCACCCTGCCCCAGTCCCTGTGCACCGCAGGCACTGCACGGTGCCCATCGCCCTTTGGAGTACGGCTTGGAGcgagctgctctagtggaaggtgtccctgcttgtggcaggggattggaactggctgagctttaaggtcccttccaactccaGAAGCACAGTGAGAGCATCCTCTATCACCTCCTCCCGCTGGGGCCACCAGCATTCGCCTCCCACAGCGTCCCAGTGGATGCTGAATCACCCACACCGTGTAgtgcctgcctgctgcagcatcaccaCTGCAGGACCTGCTTTTTCTGGGGGGAATAAGGCAGTTTTCCTCAGCAAACACTGCCTCCATGCTCCAGCACTGTTCAGGCACTGGATCCAGGGCCGCAGGGGGATTTGCTTATGTTGCTCAGTCTGGGAGGAAGAATTCCCAGTAGTACCTATCAGTCTAAATCCATAGCCCTATTCTGATCCTTTAAAAATGTCCTGGCTTCTCCCTCTCTCATTTTGCTCTGTGCAGTTGTTGTCATGGACAAACCCATCTTTCCAAGGCTTTGCAATGCCTTTCCTGGAAATGTTTGCCAAGAGCTTGATACTTCCCAGAAAACTCCTGCCAGGAAACCTCTCATCCCCCCGGCTGCTAACGACAAAAGGGCACAGAGAGGTGGCAAGAGCCACCGGGTATGGCTGCAGGGACAGAAGGGAGGTGCGTGCTTTTCCCTGGATGATTTGCTCCAAACCAGGCTTCCTCCTCAAACCACTCCAGTCTTTGTGGTTCCTTCCCTACTCCTTTCATAGCCAAGGAGCTCAGCTCCGGCTCCCGGTGCCAGACGCCGCTGGCTGTCCCCACTCCCGATGTGTCCCCAGGGAAGGGGCTCCAGGGTGGAACGTGGtggggaggcagagctggggcttctccctcccagcacagccatAATCTCCTGCAGCTGCCGCCGCGGCATCGAGCCAGCAcgggagggagagggggaacAACAGGAAAATAACTCCGGTTATTTGCCTTCAACTCTGCAACTTGAGAAGgggaagagagacagaaacGTGTTTGTGGGACAGGCAAGGAATACGTGTCCGAGCCCTCCCTGCACAACCGCAGCCCGTGGCTCCTGTGTAGGCGCTTATGATCCCTGGGGGCTGCATCCCCATCCTGGGCTtcttccccagctcctgcttctcTGGGAATCGcctgcccctccagccccaacaCCTAAAGCAAAGCTGCTCAGATGAAGCCACACAGGGATGGAATGCAGAGTTTCTAACACCGCCGGATGGTTGCTTTTTCCAGCAGAGAAAATGGGATTTAACCAGTTCccaccagcatcactgcagcgtctccccacagcccagcctgatTCACCTCATTATGAGTGACCTTTCTCGCCGTGAGTCACTGCGACGCCGTCTCAGCCCaaggatgcaggactgcagccaCGCGCCAGCGCCCGGGATGTGATGCTGGTCACCGAGCGGGACACGAGCAGCCCGACGCTGCCATCAGGCAATCCCTGGGGATCCTTCCCACTCTCTCTCTGATGGTTGCTGCCACTACCACAGCCAGGTTCAAGtttgcatccccagagcatggGGCTGCAAGCCACTGGGGTCAAAGGCTGGGCAAGAACCCCAGGGACCTTGGAGGCAATGCAGCGCAGGAGGTAGGCATGGGGACAGGTTCTGGAGAGGCTGTAAAGCACCTCAACTCCTGTGCACTGACACCATTGTCATGTGGCTAGCACTGCACAAGACCACCACATGTAGAATAAAGTCCATTTATTTCACAGCAAGGGGCAATGTAAGAGCTTACACGGTCCTTGCCACTGCCTGGCACAAACCCGTCTGCTTTGCCCTCCCAGACAGGAGCACAGACTCCCCCAGTGGGGTCAGCCACGCTGCGCGGAGCCCCTCACCATCAGCAGGGGCACAAAGCGCAGCCATTGTGTGGGCAGGATCTGCCCATGCTCCTCTGCCCCATGAGACCCAGGGGAACCGAGCACCCCACAGGGTTTTCCTACAGTTCCAGCAGGTATCTGATAGAGGAGAAGCTGGTGCCAGCTGCACGTCCGCtgcacagccaggctgggctctgTCACCGATGCTTTTAGCTGAGTCTCCTAATGCACAGTCAGAAGCCAAATCCATCTTGCTGTGACCCTTCTTTCCCAACCACCCTGATGGCTGGGACTCCAAAGGAGAAATGGCTTTGCTTGGGCATTTCCACACCTTGCCTGGGAGGAAATGGGTCACCAGGGAAGGTGAGACCAGCCTTGCTGCCTCATGGGAGCGAGTCATTTCTAGCTGGACAGGTTCACAAACTCACACATCTCCTGGCTGGTGCCCAGGCCACCATCTCCTTGACAGTCCCCATGAGCTTGGTAGGTAAATAGAAGGCAGTGGAAGAGCCACGTACAGGGGCAGGCATTCGGATGCTGGCCGACCCTGGCTCCTGCCCATCTCTCCCCAGCTCTTGGCATGCCCCATTGGGCTCTGTGAGGTCTCCAGCACAGGATCCCATGGCTGTGGGCTGTCCCTCATCACCTCCACCTCACACGATGCCATTGCGCGTGGGGTGAGTCCGTACCCGGTAGATGATGACGGCGGTAGCCGGGCAGAGCACCAGGGCTGTCATGACAAGGATGGTAGCCAGGATGATCAGGACGATGACCCAGATGTCCAGGATGTGCTTGGGGAgggcagcaggacctgcaggGTCAGGGAGGTCCATCCTGCAAGCGAGAGGTAGAGGGGTGATGGGGAAGcaccctccatccctcccatAGGCAGAAACACCCCACCATTGCTCTGAGCACCCACTGCTCTCTGGGGAGACCCTTacagccacatccagccttgGCCCTGGGCTCCTTCAAGAGCAAAAGGCACCTTGGAGAAGGATTTACAGCGTGCTCCCAGGATTTGCAGCGTGCTCTGGTGCAGCTGGATAAAAGCCCAGGGAAAACTTCCCTGTTAATTGTTACCGTTGTTAAAGGAGCCGATAAAGCAAAGCCACAAACCAGGCATCCCGCTGGTCACTCGCGGATGGGGAAGCGGCCGGAGCAACGTGGccggagccccccccccccttcgggggacccccccccccacatcCCCTCGTGCTGAGTCACGGAGTTAGTGGCTTCATTAGCAGCGGGGCTCGGGGATGAGGGGCCGGGGGTCACGACCGCGCTGAGCCCCCCGTCCAGCCCGCATCCCCCCCAGGCTCCGGCACAgtgggggggaagaggagaaggaggcagCATCAGCACCGCCCGTCCTGCCCGTGCTCCCCTACCTGCGGCGCTGCCCtggtccgggtccgggtccgggtccgggtccgggtccgggtccgggtccgggtccggcTGCGGCGAgaggcggcggcagcggcaggATCCCCGCCGGGAGAAGAAGCCTCCCCTTGGCCCCGCCCGACCCGGCCCGGCCAGCGAGGGGCGGCAGGGGAAGGGGGCCGgcgggagaggagaggaggggaaggggaaggaagggagggcgGATCTTCTGCCTGTGCCAGGATAAAGCCGGAGCACGCCCCAGCTCAGCATCCCCCAGCACGGGGTCCCAGCAGGAGGGGCCCTCCGGAGACAAACTCGAGGGTCTCGGGTGCCAGGGAAGCACCGTGGGGACATCTCGCAGCGTTACAAAGTGCTTTTCCCGTGCCCCGTCTT is part of the Lathamus discolor isolate bLatDis1 chromosome 10, bLatDis1.hap1, whole genome shotgun sequence genome and encodes:
- the SMIM3 gene encoding small integral membrane protein 3 produces the protein MDLPDPAGPAALPKHILDIWVIVLIILATILVMTALVLCPATAVIIYRVRTHPTRNGIV